A single window of Lutzomyia longipalpis isolate SR_M1_2022 chromosome 1, ASM2433408v1 DNA harbors:
- the LOC129796875 gene encoding uncharacterized protein LOC129796875 — protein MPPSEATQSEKQSNSNINLTRSTLGLNTRVVSSSNLGSNDNDNDTARQLVDNIKSIDLGAGHEDAAAARKAIKRNSASLISFKSLDINLKSIYAGFRAKNSSGEGSRGGGSGSSTAPSSGSSIRRTPYLKIEAVDKDEAESLLTYCQSPGMNRSHRGSVDRSPGFLNIHADQQSQSQSSSPYLSISPPHIRRSSTSDIIDKKPPGTDSRRPSTSSLLRKARERKGSECGARMGRSISQGGLTRGGKRGGRRTSMVF, from the coding sequence ATGCCACCGTCAGAGGCCACACAATCCGAAAAACAGTCCAATTCAAATATCAATTTAACACGTTCAACGCTAGGTCTTAACACACGCGTAGTTAGTTCATCGAATCTAGGTAGCAACGATAATGATAACGATACCGCACGCCAATTAGTTGATAACATTAAGTCAATTGATTTGGGGGCGGGACACGAAGACGCCGCGGCCGCGCGCAAGGCCATTAAGCGCAATTCCGCCAGCCTCATAAGCTTCAAGTCGCTTGATATCAATCTCAAGAGCATCTATGCCGGCTTCAGGGCTAAGAATTCATCGGGTGAGGGATCACGGGGTGGTGGGAGTGGTAGCAGTACAGCCCCATCGAGCGGCAGCAGCATCCGCCGGACGCCATACTTGAAGATTGAGGCTGTGGACAAGGATGAGGCGGAGTCACTGCTCACGTACTGCCAGAGTCCAGGCATGAATCGGAGCCACAGGGGCAGTGTGGACAGATCACCGGGCTTCCTCAATATACACGCGGACCAACAATCCCAATCGCAATCGAGTTCGCCTTACCTCTCCATCAGTCCACCCCACATCAGGCGTTCCTCCACATCTGACATCATTGATAAGAAACCACCTGGAACGGATAGTCGTCGTCCCAGTACAAGTAGTTTGCTGCGGAAGGCACGCGAGCGTAAGGGGAGTGAATGTGGGGCTCGTATGGGGCGGAGTATCTCACAAGGGGGGCTAACGCGTGGTGGCAAACGCGGTGGGCGCCGCACAAGTATggttttctaa
- the LOC129796819 gene encoding voltage-gated potassium channel subunit beta-2-like, with the protein MSIVLCNVASSTGGSNDNNNNADNASDDSNPVTIYRCRAPIASLDCMEEFSGTGHLDFGRSISLGSNPALPLRHSTNTTPGLRYKNLGKSGLRVSNVGLGTWPVFSSGVPEEQAEAIIRLAVESGINLFDISEAHSETELGKILQKCAWKRTSFVVSTKIYWSTKSEERGLSRKHIIESVKASLQRLQLQYIDIVIIHKADSMCPMEEVVRAMNYVISQGWAMYWGTARWSPVEIMEAYTNCRQFNCITPIVEQAEYHMFNREKAELYLPEMYNKIGVGLMAWGPLSMALGDTQNGERILFSKGSFKTKSHSYSWTEDEANKDSFGWSKERLEEGRRQVDKIRDVATLAEKLGCSPTQLSIAWSLKHEPVQCLLLSAITPEQLHQSLQALQLLPRLSTAVMLELERLLDNKPVRPPPISTLALR; encoded by the exons ATGTCCATTGTGCTGTGTAATGTGGCCTCATCGACCGGCGGTAGCAATGATAACAACAACAATGCCGATAACGCCAGCGACGACTCAAATCCTGTCACAATTTACAG GTGCCGAGCGCCAATAGCGTCCCTTGACTGCATGGAAGAGTTCAGTGGTACGGGCCATCTTGATTTCG GGCGCTCGATCAGTCTCGGCTCCAATCCAGCTCTGCCTCTGAGACACAGTACAAACACCACTCCGGGTCTTCGGTACAAGAATCTGGGCAAGAGTGGCCTACGGGTGTCCAATGTGGGCCTTGGCACATGGCCCGTCTTCTCATCCGGTGTCCCGGAGGAGCAGGCAGAGGCCATAATACGATTGGCTGTGGAGAgtggaataaatttatttgatatcTCCGAAGCCCATTCGGAGACGGAGCTGGGAAAGATTCTGCAGAAATGCGCGTGGAAGAGGACGAGCTTTGTGGTGTCGACGAAGATCTACTGGAGTACAAAGTCAGAGGAGCGCGGACTATCGCGGAAGCACATCATTGAGAGTGTAAAGGCGAGCCTGCAGCGCCTTCAGCTGCAGTACATTGACATTGTGATAATTCACAAGGCTGACTCCATGTGCCCCATGGAGGAGGTTGTCCGAGCCATGAACTACGTCATTTCCCAGGGGTGGGCCATGTACTGGGGCACAGCACGGTGGTCACCCGTGGAAATAATGGAGGCCTACACCAATTGCCGGCAATTCAACTGCATCACACCCATTGTGGAGCAAGCAGAGTACCACATGTTCAATCGCGAAAAGGCCGAACTCTACCTGCCTGAGATGTACAATAAAATTGGTGTGGGACTAATGGCATGGGGACCACTGTCAATGGCACTGGGGGATACGCAGAATGGTGAGAGAATTCTCTTCTCAAAGGGCTCCTTCAAGACAAAGAGCCACAGCTATTCGTGGACGGAGGATGAGGCCAATAAGGAT AGTTTCGGCTGGAGCAAGGAACGCCTCGAGGAAGGACGTCGTCAGGTTGATAAAATTAGAGATGTTGCAACACTTGCTGAGAAGTTAG GTTGTAGTCCAACGCAGTTATCAATAGCGTGGTCATTGAAGCATGAACCAGTGCAGTGCTTACTCCTGAGCGCCATAACTCCGGAGCAACTGCATCAGAGTCTTCAAGCTCTACAA CTCTTGCCACGCCTGTCGACGGCTGTAATGTTGGAATTGGAGCGCCTGTTGGACAATAAACCCGTTCGGCCACCACCAATATCAACCCTTGCGCTTCGGTGA